Genomic window (Phragmites australis chromosome 5, lpPhrAust1.1, whole genome shotgun sequence):
AGTGATCCTGATTCGGTGTCTGAATCTCTGGATCCGTTCATGGGATTGCCATTTCTGCAGATGCTAACGTACTTGCGTTCTTGTGATTAAACAGAAATCAAACGAGAACATGGTGAAGGATGCTCCTGCTAACTCGTTAGGCGAGACCAAGAGAAGCGTCGCTGGAAAAGAGGTCAGGGCAACAGCGCACAGGCTACCTGAATTCCACGAAGACTACTACGGCGCTAGTGTTCATGAACCTAGGCACCACTGAGCGAAACATCGATCCCTGCTTGCTCAGCTTGTTCCCTTTGTGCAAAAACAGGCTAGGTACTAGCTA
Coding sequences:
- the LOC133917758 gene encoding uncharacterized protein LOC133917758 — translated: MRTSLALATAVCFLLLLLTTMEVEAIRLDAESRAVVSQQTVNKSNENMVKDAPANSLGETKRSVAGKEVRATAHRLPEFHEDYYGASVHEPRHH